The following proteins come from a genomic window of Acanthopagrus latus isolate v.2019 chromosome 5, fAcaLat1.1, whole genome shotgun sequence:
- the LOC119020317 gene encoding rap guanine nucleotide exchange factor 1-like isoform X3 produces the protein MSSRAESKTASQFVSLTLKLKDKLHPTRIRRSERIKHTPSQRVKPADLNLNEHTQCKSVCVLADQQRAVVSSLQYFKALVDRLALDKLARDQSVVGGLLGGASSSVLEAVQTLVQLEPHLHNSKTISACLTRLYQSVAQLIRWADQVMLQGVAPDNKESTASVTTVIRAVLDGIKELVRLAAERQHSPAPLSPVQSQPVVGQTGGCDELQISDRTSTCSSPGQEEEETVSAPPKPPMPFSEPQVTPTPGLSPPALPPKKRQSLGPAPCRVAIVAPMMREPAADRQEDDCLKRCSSSSADSAADSTNCEEDPDYDFLHTDLSSSDNLPPLPHPSSLPPALPEKRRRSAAGVINSEASTSFGFEPDPQDDSPAHSDDVTSPDEPTLSPLSPSKTPPPLPEKKRHIHQYLQFCSSYSAPSAAMFYQRPLTSSQRHGSRLREVETAYQLRDTHLDTHTLDSPELLPVPVLPPKKRQQEADDESEERQSMDRVQLEEVLLTDQQEILNRITMKPEEEEGPDVKAASPDILLVYATETDSVSGEWTGSPEPHDLYREAFLSTYRGFISPSDVISKLQHRYRHLSEGGTPADQTAASNTFHLLVTVVEELCAMELDSDLLLLLMDLVFSLLIGGELGPAQQLRSNILSKMEQRWQLISSPQSVRPLAARGVAARPGTLLDFRSQDLAEQLTLMDSELFYKIELPEVLLWSKEQNEEKSPNLTQFTQHFNNVSFWVRSVIILQDKPQDREKLLLKFLKTMKHLRKLNNFNSYLSILSALDSAPLRRLDWQRNTAEALEEYSSLIDSSSSFRAYRAALAEVEPPCIPYLGLILQDLTFVHLGNPDVLMTPQGSKVNFTKRWQQFNILDTLRSYQQVSRYSLQPNDDIISFFNDFSDHLAEEALWELSLRLRPRNAPRAIQR, from the exons ATGTCCTCCCGAGCTGAGAGTAAGACAG CTTcccagtttgtgtctctgacctTGAAGCTGAAGGATAAGCTCCACCCAACACGCATCAGACGATCTGAGCGAATCAAACACACCCCGTCACAGAGAGTCAAGCCAGCTGACCTAAACTTAAACGAACACACACAATGCAag tcggTGTGTGTGCTGGCCGACCAGCAGCGAGCTGTCGTCAGCTCTCTACAGTACTTCAAAGCTCTGGTGGACAGACTGGCGCTGGACAAACTGGCCCGAGATCAGTCTGTAGTGGGCGGGCTGCTGGGCGGGGCGTCCAGCAGTGTCCTGGAGGCGGTCCAGACTCTGGTTCAGCTGGAGCCACACCTGCACAACAG tAAGACAATCTCTGCCTGTCTTACTCGTCTCTACCAGTCTGTGGCTCAGCTGATTCGCTGGGCAGATCAGGTGATGCTGCAGGGCGTCGCCCCCGACAACAAAGAGTCCACAGCGAGTGTTACCACGGTGATCAGAGCAGTGCTGGATGGGATCAAG gaACTTGTTCGAttggctgcagagagacaacacAGCCCCGCCCCTCTGTCTCCTGTCCAATCACAGCCAGTGGTGGGACAGACAGGTGGGTGTGATGAGCTGCAGATCTCAGACAGAACCTCCACCTGCAGTAGTccaggacaggaggaggaggagacggtcTCAGCTCCTCCTAAACCTCCAATGCCCTTCTCAGAGCCCCAGGTGACCCCCACACCTGGCCTCAG tcctccagctctgcctcctAAAAAGCGTCAGTCATTAGGCCCTGCCCCCTGCAGGGTTGCCATAGTAGCACCAATGATGCGAGAgcctgctgcagacagacag gaggatGACTGTTTGAAGCgttgctcttcttcctctgcagactctgctgctgacagcacGAACtgtg aggaGGATCCAGACTATGACTTCCTCCACActgacctctcctcctctgacaacctccctcctcttcctcacccctcctccctgccCCCCGCCTTGCCAGAGAAGAGACGCCGCAGCGCTGCAG GTGTAATCAACTCTGAGGCCTCGACTTCTTTTGGATTTGAACCCGACCCTCAGGATGACAGCCCCGCCcactctgatgatgtcactagTCCTGATGAGCCGACGTTGTCTCCTCTGTCCCCCAGCAAGacgccccctcccctccctgaaAAGAAACGACACA TTCATCAGTACCTTCAGTTCTGCTCATCGTACAGCGCTCCGTCAGCAGCTATGTTCTACCagcgacctttgacctccagtcAGAGACACGGCAGCAGGCTGCGGGAGGTGGAGACAGCTTACCAGCTCAGGGACACACACCTGGACACGCACACGCTGGACTCACCTGAGCTGCTTCCTGTACCCGTTTTACCACCGAAGAAGAGACAGCAG GAAGCAGATGATGAGAGTGAGGAGAGGCAGAGCATggacag GgtccagctggaggaggtgctgctgACCGACCAGCAGGAGATCCTCAACAGAATCACCATGAAGCCTGAG gaggaggaggggcctgACGTGAAGGCAGCTTCTCCTGACATCCTATTGGTCTACGCTACAGAGACGGACAGCGTCAGTGGTGAGTGGACCGGCAGCCCTGAACCACACG atctgTACCGTGAAGCCTTCCTCTCCACCTACAGGGGCTTCATCAGccccagtgatgtcatcagtaaGCTGCAGCACAG GTACAGACACCTGAGTGAAGGAGGAACACCTGCAGACCAGACAGctgccagcaacacatttcaccTGCTGGTCACAgtggtggaggagctgtg TGCAATGGAGCTGGACTCTGAtttgctgctcctgctgatggaCCTCGTGTTCAGCCTCCTGATTGGTGGAGAGCTGGGACCTGCCCAGCAGCTGCGCTCCAACATCCTCTCCAAGATGGAGCAGAGGTGGCAGCTGATTAGCTCTCCTCAGTCAGTCCGCCCGCTTGCAGCTAGAGGCGTGGCTGCCAG ACCAGGAACTCTGCTGGACTTCAGGAGTCAGGACTTAGCCGAACAGCTGACACTGATGGACTCTGAGCTCTTCTACAAGATCGAG CTTCCAGAGGTGTTGCTGTGGTCTAAAGAGCAGAATGAGGAGAAGAGTCCTAACCTGACTCAGTTCACTCAACACTTCAACAACGTCTCTTTCTG GGTTCGTTCGGTCATCATTCTTCAGGACAAACCTCAGGACAGAGAAAAACTGCTGCTCAAGTTCCTGAAAACCATGAAG CACCTGAGGAAGCTGAACAACTTTAACTCGTACCTGTCCATCCTGTCAGCACTGGACTCCGCCCCCCTGCGACGCCTTGActggcagagaaacacagctgag GCTCTGGAGGAGTACAGttctttgattgacagctcatcGTCTTTCAGAGCATACAGAGCTGCTCTGGCTGAGGTGGAACCGCCCTGTATACCCTACCT gGGTTTGATCCTTCAGGACTTGACCTTCGTCCATCTTGGGAATCCTGACGTGTTGATGACACCTCAGGgttcaaaggtcaacttcactaAACGCTGGCAGCAGTTCAACATCCTGGACACTCTGAGGAGCTACCAGCAAGT caGTCGATATTCTCTGCAGCCGAATGATGACATCATATCCTTCTTTAATGACTTTAGTGATCACCTGGCAGAGGAGGCATTATGGGAACTCTCTCTCCGGCTCCGGCCAAGAAATGCCCCTCGAGCAATTCAGAGATGA
- the LOC119020317 gene encoding rap guanine nucleotide exchange factor 1-like isoform X1: MSSRAESKTASQFVSLTLKLKDKLHPTRIRRSERIKHTPSQRVKPADLNLNEHTQCKSVCVLADQQRAVVSSLQYFKALVDRLALDKLARDQSVVGGLLGGASSSVLEAVQTLVQLEPHLHNSKTISACLTRLYQSVAQLIRWADQVMLQGVAPDNKESTASVTTVIRAVLDGIKELVRLAAERQHSPAPLSPVQSQPVVGQTGGCDELQISDRTSTCSSPGQEEEETVSAPPKPPMPFSEPQVTPTPGLSPPALPPKKRQSLGPAPCRVAIVAPMMREPAADRQVEQEDDCLKRCSSSSADSAADSTNCEEDPDYDFLHTDLSSSDNLPPLPHPSSLPPALPEKRRRSAAGVINSEASTSFGFEPDPQDDSPAHSDDVTSPDEPTLSPLSPSKTPPPLPEKKRHIHQYLQFCSSYSAPSAAMFYQRPLTSSQRHGSRLREVETAYQLRDTHLDTHTLDSPELLPVPVLPPKKRQQEADDESEERQSMDRVQLEEVLLTDQQEILNRITMKPEEEEGPDVKAASPDILLVYATETDSVSGEWTGSPEPHDLYREAFLSTYRGFISPSDVISKLQHRYRHLSEGGTPADQTAASNTFHLLVTVVEELCAMELDSDLLLLLMDLVFSLLIGGELGPAQQLRSNILSKMEQRWQLISSPQSVRPLAARGVAARPGTLLDFRSQDLAEQLTLMDSELFYKIELPEVLLWSKEQNEEKSPNLTQFTQHFNNVSFWVRSVIILQDKPQDREKLLLKFLKTMKHLRKLNNFNSYLSILSALDSAPLRRLDWQRNTAEALEEYSSLIDSSSSFRAYRAALAEVEPPCIPYLGLILQDLTFVHLGNPDVLMTPQGSKVNFTKRWQQFNILDTLRSYQQVSRYSLQPNDDIISFFNDFSDHLAEEALWELSLRLRPRNAPRAIQR, encoded by the exons ATGTCCTCCCGAGCTGAGAGTAAGACAG CTTcccagtttgtgtctctgacctTGAAGCTGAAGGATAAGCTCCACCCAACACGCATCAGACGATCTGAGCGAATCAAACACACCCCGTCACAGAGAGTCAAGCCAGCTGACCTAAACTTAAACGAACACACACAATGCAag tcggTGTGTGTGCTGGCCGACCAGCAGCGAGCTGTCGTCAGCTCTCTACAGTACTTCAAAGCTCTGGTGGACAGACTGGCGCTGGACAAACTGGCCCGAGATCAGTCTGTAGTGGGCGGGCTGCTGGGCGGGGCGTCCAGCAGTGTCCTGGAGGCGGTCCAGACTCTGGTTCAGCTGGAGCCACACCTGCACAACAG tAAGACAATCTCTGCCTGTCTTACTCGTCTCTACCAGTCTGTGGCTCAGCTGATTCGCTGGGCAGATCAGGTGATGCTGCAGGGCGTCGCCCCCGACAACAAAGAGTCCACAGCGAGTGTTACCACGGTGATCAGAGCAGTGCTGGATGGGATCAAG gaACTTGTTCGAttggctgcagagagacaacacAGCCCCGCCCCTCTGTCTCCTGTCCAATCACAGCCAGTGGTGGGACAGACAGGTGGGTGTGATGAGCTGCAGATCTCAGACAGAACCTCCACCTGCAGTAGTccaggacaggaggaggaggagacggtcTCAGCTCCTCCTAAACCTCCAATGCCCTTCTCAGAGCCCCAGGTGACCCCCACACCTGGCCTCAG tcctccagctctgcctcctAAAAAGCGTCAGTCATTAGGCCCTGCCCCCTGCAGGGTTGCCATAGTAGCACCAATGATGCGAGAgcctgctgcagacagacaggtagaacaG gaggatGACTGTTTGAAGCgttgctcttcttcctctgcagactctgctgctgacagcacGAACtgtg aggaGGATCCAGACTATGACTTCCTCCACActgacctctcctcctctgacaacctccctcctcttcctcacccctcctccctgccCCCCGCCTTGCCAGAGAAGAGACGCCGCAGCGCTGCAG GTGTAATCAACTCTGAGGCCTCGACTTCTTTTGGATTTGAACCCGACCCTCAGGATGACAGCCCCGCCcactctgatgatgtcactagTCCTGATGAGCCGACGTTGTCTCCTCTGTCCCCCAGCAAGacgccccctcccctccctgaaAAGAAACGACACA TTCATCAGTACCTTCAGTTCTGCTCATCGTACAGCGCTCCGTCAGCAGCTATGTTCTACCagcgacctttgacctccagtcAGAGACACGGCAGCAGGCTGCGGGAGGTGGAGACAGCTTACCAGCTCAGGGACACACACCTGGACACGCACACGCTGGACTCACCTGAGCTGCTTCCTGTACCCGTTTTACCACCGAAGAAGAGACAGCAG GAAGCAGATGATGAGAGTGAGGAGAGGCAGAGCATggacag GgtccagctggaggaggtgctgctgACCGACCAGCAGGAGATCCTCAACAGAATCACCATGAAGCCTGAG gaggaggaggggcctgACGTGAAGGCAGCTTCTCCTGACATCCTATTGGTCTACGCTACAGAGACGGACAGCGTCAGTGGTGAGTGGACCGGCAGCCCTGAACCACACG atctgTACCGTGAAGCCTTCCTCTCCACCTACAGGGGCTTCATCAGccccagtgatgtcatcagtaaGCTGCAGCACAG GTACAGACACCTGAGTGAAGGAGGAACACCTGCAGACCAGACAGctgccagcaacacatttcaccTGCTGGTCACAgtggtggaggagctgtg TGCAATGGAGCTGGACTCTGAtttgctgctcctgctgatggaCCTCGTGTTCAGCCTCCTGATTGGTGGAGAGCTGGGACCTGCCCAGCAGCTGCGCTCCAACATCCTCTCCAAGATGGAGCAGAGGTGGCAGCTGATTAGCTCTCCTCAGTCAGTCCGCCCGCTTGCAGCTAGAGGCGTGGCTGCCAG ACCAGGAACTCTGCTGGACTTCAGGAGTCAGGACTTAGCCGAACAGCTGACACTGATGGACTCTGAGCTCTTCTACAAGATCGAG CTTCCAGAGGTGTTGCTGTGGTCTAAAGAGCAGAATGAGGAGAAGAGTCCTAACCTGACTCAGTTCACTCAACACTTCAACAACGTCTCTTTCTG GGTTCGTTCGGTCATCATTCTTCAGGACAAACCTCAGGACAGAGAAAAACTGCTGCTCAAGTTCCTGAAAACCATGAAG CACCTGAGGAAGCTGAACAACTTTAACTCGTACCTGTCCATCCTGTCAGCACTGGACTCCGCCCCCCTGCGACGCCTTGActggcagagaaacacagctgag GCTCTGGAGGAGTACAGttctttgattgacagctcatcGTCTTTCAGAGCATACAGAGCTGCTCTGGCTGAGGTGGAACCGCCCTGTATACCCTACCT gGGTTTGATCCTTCAGGACTTGACCTTCGTCCATCTTGGGAATCCTGACGTGTTGATGACACCTCAGGgttcaaaggtcaacttcactaAACGCTGGCAGCAGTTCAACATCCTGGACACTCTGAGGAGCTACCAGCAAGT caGTCGATATTCTCTGCAGCCGAATGATGACATCATATCCTTCTTTAATGACTTTAGTGATCACCTGGCAGAGGAGGCATTATGGGAACTCTCTCTCCGGCTCCGGCCAAGAAATGCCCCTCGAGCAATTCAGAGATGA
- the LOC119020317 gene encoding rap guanine nucleotide exchange factor 1-like isoform X2: MSSRAESKTASQFVSLTLKLKDKLHPTRIRRSERIKHTPSQRVKPADLNLNEHTQCKSVCVLADQQRAVVSSLQYFKALVDRLALDKLARDQSVVGGLLGGASSSVLEAVQTLVQLEPHLHNSKTISACLTRLYQSVAQLIRWADQVMLQGVAPDNKESTASVTTVIRAVLDGIKELVRLAAERQHSPAPLSPVQSQPVVGQTGGCDELQISDRTSTCSSPGQEEEETVSAPPKPPMPFSEPQVTPTPGLSPPALPPKKRQSLGPAPCRVAIVAPMMREPAADRQVEQEDDCLKRCSSSSADSAADSTNCEEDPDYDFLHTDLSSSDNLPPLPHPSSLPPALPEKRRRSAAGVINSEASTSFGFEPDPQDDSPAHSDDVTSPDEPTLSPLSPSKTPPPLPEKKRHIHQYLQFCSSYSAPSAAMFYQRPLTSSQRHGSRLREVETAYQLRDTHLDTHTLDSPELLPVPVLPPKKRQQEADDESEERQSMDRVQLEEVLLTDQQEILNRITMKPEEEEGPDVKAASPDILLVYATETDSVSGEWTGSPEPHDLYREAFLSTYRGFISPSDVISKLQHRYRHLSEGGTPADQTAASNTFHLLVTVVEELCAMELDSDLLLLLMDLVFSLLIGGELGPAQQLRSNILSKMEQRWQLISSPQSVRPLAARGVAARPGTLLDFRSQDLAEQLTLMDSELFYKIELPEVLLWSKEQNEEKSPNLTQFTQHFNNVSFWVRSVIILQDKPQDREKLLLKFLKTMKHLRKLNNFNSYLSILSALDSAPLRRLDWQRNTAEALEEYSSLIDSSSSFRAYRAALAEVEPPCIPYLGLILQDLTFVHLGNPDVLMTPQGSKVNFTKRWQQFNILDTLRSYQQVRYSLQPNDDIISFFNDFSDHLAEEALWELSLRLRPRNAPRAIQR; the protein is encoded by the exons ATGTCCTCCCGAGCTGAGAGTAAGACAG CTTcccagtttgtgtctctgacctTGAAGCTGAAGGATAAGCTCCACCCAACACGCATCAGACGATCTGAGCGAATCAAACACACCCCGTCACAGAGAGTCAAGCCAGCTGACCTAAACTTAAACGAACACACACAATGCAag tcggTGTGTGTGCTGGCCGACCAGCAGCGAGCTGTCGTCAGCTCTCTACAGTACTTCAAAGCTCTGGTGGACAGACTGGCGCTGGACAAACTGGCCCGAGATCAGTCTGTAGTGGGCGGGCTGCTGGGCGGGGCGTCCAGCAGTGTCCTGGAGGCGGTCCAGACTCTGGTTCAGCTGGAGCCACACCTGCACAACAG tAAGACAATCTCTGCCTGTCTTACTCGTCTCTACCAGTCTGTGGCTCAGCTGATTCGCTGGGCAGATCAGGTGATGCTGCAGGGCGTCGCCCCCGACAACAAAGAGTCCACAGCGAGTGTTACCACGGTGATCAGAGCAGTGCTGGATGGGATCAAG gaACTTGTTCGAttggctgcagagagacaacacAGCCCCGCCCCTCTGTCTCCTGTCCAATCACAGCCAGTGGTGGGACAGACAGGTGGGTGTGATGAGCTGCAGATCTCAGACAGAACCTCCACCTGCAGTAGTccaggacaggaggaggaggagacggtcTCAGCTCCTCCTAAACCTCCAATGCCCTTCTCAGAGCCCCAGGTGACCCCCACACCTGGCCTCAG tcctccagctctgcctcctAAAAAGCGTCAGTCATTAGGCCCTGCCCCCTGCAGGGTTGCCATAGTAGCACCAATGATGCGAGAgcctgctgcagacagacaggtagaacaG gaggatGACTGTTTGAAGCgttgctcttcttcctctgcagactctgctgctgacagcacGAACtgtg aggaGGATCCAGACTATGACTTCCTCCACActgacctctcctcctctgacaacctccctcctcttcctcacccctcctccctgccCCCCGCCTTGCCAGAGAAGAGACGCCGCAGCGCTGCAG GTGTAATCAACTCTGAGGCCTCGACTTCTTTTGGATTTGAACCCGACCCTCAGGATGACAGCCCCGCCcactctgatgatgtcactagTCCTGATGAGCCGACGTTGTCTCCTCTGTCCCCCAGCAAGacgccccctcccctccctgaaAAGAAACGACACA TTCATCAGTACCTTCAGTTCTGCTCATCGTACAGCGCTCCGTCAGCAGCTATGTTCTACCagcgacctttgacctccagtcAGAGACACGGCAGCAGGCTGCGGGAGGTGGAGACAGCTTACCAGCTCAGGGACACACACCTGGACACGCACACGCTGGACTCACCTGAGCTGCTTCCTGTACCCGTTTTACCACCGAAGAAGAGACAGCAG GAAGCAGATGATGAGAGTGAGGAGAGGCAGAGCATggacag GgtccagctggaggaggtgctgctgACCGACCAGCAGGAGATCCTCAACAGAATCACCATGAAGCCTGAG gaggaggaggggcctgACGTGAAGGCAGCTTCTCCTGACATCCTATTGGTCTACGCTACAGAGACGGACAGCGTCAGTGGTGAGTGGACCGGCAGCCCTGAACCACACG atctgTACCGTGAAGCCTTCCTCTCCACCTACAGGGGCTTCATCAGccccagtgatgtcatcagtaaGCTGCAGCACAG GTACAGACACCTGAGTGAAGGAGGAACACCTGCAGACCAGACAGctgccagcaacacatttcaccTGCTGGTCACAgtggtggaggagctgtg TGCAATGGAGCTGGACTCTGAtttgctgctcctgctgatggaCCTCGTGTTCAGCCTCCTGATTGGTGGAGAGCTGGGACCTGCCCAGCAGCTGCGCTCCAACATCCTCTCCAAGATGGAGCAGAGGTGGCAGCTGATTAGCTCTCCTCAGTCAGTCCGCCCGCTTGCAGCTAGAGGCGTGGCTGCCAG ACCAGGAACTCTGCTGGACTTCAGGAGTCAGGACTTAGCCGAACAGCTGACACTGATGGACTCTGAGCTCTTCTACAAGATCGAG CTTCCAGAGGTGTTGCTGTGGTCTAAAGAGCAGAATGAGGAGAAGAGTCCTAACCTGACTCAGTTCACTCAACACTTCAACAACGTCTCTTTCTG GGTTCGTTCGGTCATCATTCTTCAGGACAAACCTCAGGACAGAGAAAAACTGCTGCTCAAGTTCCTGAAAACCATGAAG CACCTGAGGAAGCTGAACAACTTTAACTCGTACCTGTCCATCCTGTCAGCACTGGACTCCGCCCCCCTGCGACGCCTTGActggcagagaaacacagctgag GCTCTGGAGGAGTACAGttctttgattgacagctcatcGTCTTTCAGAGCATACAGAGCTGCTCTGGCTGAGGTGGAACCGCCCTGTATACCCTACCT gGGTTTGATCCTTCAGGACTTGACCTTCGTCCATCTTGGGAATCCTGACGTGTTGATGACACCTCAGGgttcaaaggtcaacttcactaAACGCTGGCAGCAGTTCAACATCCTGGACACTCTGAGGAGCTACCAGCAAGT TCGATATTCTCTGCAGCCGAATGATGACATCATATCCTTCTTTAATGACTTTAGTGATCACCTGGCAGAGGAGGCATTATGGGAACTCTCTCTCCGGCTCCGGCCAAGAAATGCCCCTCGAGCAATTCAGAGATGA
- the LOC119020317 gene encoding rap guanine nucleotide exchange factor 1-like isoform X4 — MSSRAESKTASQFVSLTLKLKDKLHPTRIRRSERIKHTPSQRVKPADLNLNEHTQCKSVCVLADQQRAVVSSLQYFKALVDRLALDKLARDQSVVGGLLGGASSSVLEAVQTLVQLEPHLHNSKTISACLTRLYQSVAQLIRWADQVMLQGVAPDNKESTASVTTVIRAVLDGIKELVRLAAERQHSPAPLSPVQSQPVVGQTGGCDELQISDRTSTCSSPGQEEEETVSAPPKPPMPFSEPQVTPTPGLSPPALPPKKRQSLGPAPCRVAIVAPMMREPAADRQVEQEDDCLKRCSSSSADSAADSTNCEEDPDYDFLHTDLSSSDNLPPLPHPSSLPPALPEKRRRSAAGVINSEASTSFGFEPDPQDDSPAHSDDVTSPDEPTLSPLSPSKTPPPLPEKKRHIHQYLQFCSSYSAPSAAMFYQRPLTSSQRHGSRLREVETAYQLRDTHLDTHTLDSPELLPVPVLPPKKRQQEADDESEERQSMDRVQLEEVLLTDQQEILNRITMKPEEEEGPDVKAASPDILLVYATETDSVSDLYREAFLSTYRGFISPSDVISKLQHRYRHLSEGGTPADQTAASNTFHLLVTVVEELCAMELDSDLLLLLMDLVFSLLIGGELGPAQQLRSNILSKMEQRWQLISSPQSVRPLAARGVAARPGTLLDFRSQDLAEQLTLMDSELFYKIELPEVLLWSKEQNEEKSPNLTQFTQHFNNVSFWVRSVIILQDKPQDREKLLLKFLKTMKHLRKLNNFNSYLSILSALDSAPLRRLDWQRNTAEALEEYSSLIDSSSSFRAYRAALAEVEPPCIPYLGLILQDLTFVHLGNPDVLMTPQGSKVNFTKRWQQFNILDTLRSYQQVSRYSLQPNDDIISFFNDFSDHLAEEALWELSLRLRPRNAPRAIQR, encoded by the exons ATGTCCTCCCGAGCTGAGAGTAAGACAG CTTcccagtttgtgtctctgacctTGAAGCTGAAGGATAAGCTCCACCCAACACGCATCAGACGATCTGAGCGAATCAAACACACCCCGTCACAGAGAGTCAAGCCAGCTGACCTAAACTTAAACGAACACACACAATGCAag tcggTGTGTGTGCTGGCCGACCAGCAGCGAGCTGTCGTCAGCTCTCTACAGTACTTCAAAGCTCTGGTGGACAGACTGGCGCTGGACAAACTGGCCCGAGATCAGTCTGTAGTGGGCGGGCTGCTGGGCGGGGCGTCCAGCAGTGTCCTGGAGGCGGTCCAGACTCTGGTTCAGCTGGAGCCACACCTGCACAACAG tAAGACAATCTCTGCCTGTCTTACTCGTCTCTACCAGTCTGTGGCTCAGCTGATTCGCTGGGCAGATCAGGTGATGCTGCAGGGCGTCGCCCCCGACAACAAAGAGTCCACAGCGAGTGTTACCACGGTGATCAGAGCAGTGCTGGATGGGATCAAG gaACTTGTTCGAttggctgcagagagacaacacAGCCCCGCCCCTCTGTCTCCTGTCCAATCACAGCCAGTGGTGGGACAGACAGGTGGGTGTGATGAGCTGCAGATCTCAGACAGAACCTCCACCTGCAGTAGTccaggacaggaggaggaggagacggtcTCAGCTCCTCCTAAACCTCCAATGCCCTTCTCAGAGCCCCAGGTGACCCCCACACCTGGCCTCAG tcctccagctctgcctcctAAAAAGCGTCAGTCATTAGGCCCTGCCCCCTGCAGGGTTGCCATAGTAGCACCAATGATGCGAGAgcctgctgcagacagacaggtagaacaG gaggatGACTGTTTGAAGCgttgctcttcttcctctgcagactctgctgctgacagcacGAACtgtg aggaGGATCCAGACTATGACTTCCTCCACActgacctctcctcctctgacaacctccctcctcttcctcacccctcctccctgccCCCCGCCTTGCCAGAGAAGAGACGCCGCAGCGCTGCAG GTGTAATCAACTCTGAGGCCTCGACTTCTTTTGGATTTGAACCCGACCCTCAGGATGACAGCCCCGCCcactctgatgatgtcactagTCCTGATGAGCCGACGTTGTCTCCTCTGTCCCCCAGCAAGacgccccctcccctccctgaaAAGAAACGACACA TTCATCAGTACCTTCAGTTCTGCTCATCGTACAGCGCTCCGTCAGCAGCTATGTTCTACCagcgacctttgacctccagtcAGAGACACGGCAGCAGGCTGCGGGAGGTGGAGACAGCTTACCAGCTCAGGGACACACACCTGGACACGCACACGCTGGACTCACCTGAGCTGCTTCCTGTACCCGTTTTACCACCGAAGAAGAGACAGCAG GAAGCAGATGATGAGAGTGAGGAGAGGCAGAGCATggacag GgtccagctggaggaggtgctgctgACCGACCAGCAGGAGATCCTCAACAGAATCACCATGAAGCCTGAG gaggaggaggggcctgACGTGAAGGCAGCTTCTCCTGACATCCTATTGGTCTACGCTACAGAGACGGACAGCGTCAGTG atctgTACCGTGAAGCCTTCCTCTCCACCTACAGGGGCTTCATCAGccccagtgatgtcatcagtaaGCTGCAGCACAG GTACAGACACCTGAGTGAAGGAGGAACACCTGCAGACCAGACAGctgccagcaacacatttcaccTGCTGGTCACAgtggtggaggagctgtg TGCAATGGAGCTGGACTCTGAtttgctgctcctgctgatggaCCTCGTGTTCAGCCTCCTGATTGGTGGAGAGCTGGGACCTGCCCAGCAGCTGCGCTCCAACATCCTCTCCAAGATGGAGCAGAGGTGGCAGCTGATTAGCTCTCCTCAGTCAGTCCGCCCGCTTGCAGCTAGAGGCGTGGCTGCCAG ACCAGGAACTCTGCTGGACTTCAGGAGTCAGGACTTAGCCGAACAGCTGACACTGATGGACTCTGAGCTCTTCTACAAGATCGAG CTTCCAGAGGTGTTGCTGTGGTCTAAAGAGCAGAATGAGGAGAAGAGTCCTAACCTGACTCAGTTCACTCAACACTTCAACAACGTCTCTTTCTG GGTTCGTTCGGTCATCATTCTTCAGGACAAACCTCAGGACAGAGAAAAACTGCTGCTCAAGTTCCTGAAAACCATGAAG CACCTGAGGAAGCTGAACAACTTTAACTCGTACCTGTCCATCCTGTCAGCACTGGACTCCGCCCCCCTGCGACGCCTTGActggcagagaaacacagctgag GCTCTGGAGGAGTACAGttctttgattgacagctcatcGTCTTTCAGAGCATACAGAGCTGCTCTGGCTGAGGTGGAACCGCCCTGTATACCCTACCT gGGTTTGATCCTTCAGGACTTGACCTTCGTCCATCTTGGGAATCCTGACGTGTTGATGACACCTCAGGgttcaaaggtcaacttcactaAACGCTGGCAGCAGTTCAACATCCTGGACACTCTGAGGAGCTACCAGCAAGT caGTCGATATTCTCTGCAGCCGAATGATGACATCATATCCTTCTTTAATGACTTTAGTGATCACCTGGCAGAGGAGGCATTATGGGAACTCTCTCTCCGGCTCCGGCCAAGAAATGCCCCTCGAGCAATTCAGAGATGA